In Mus pahari chromosome 20, PAHARI_EIJ_v1.1, whole genome shotgun sequence, the genomic stretch AGGCTCCTTAAGACACTTTCACAGTGATTGGGACAAAACACATTAGTGTATCCCACAATGCATAGCAGCCTGGTGCAAGGACAAGGAACAGGACAGCAGCGCAGCTGTCAGGAGACCCTTGCTGACATCATGCTTCCTGCGAAGAGGTTCAGCTAAAGTGGAATGTGGGTGCTATGGCAGCTTCCCTTTGCCAGGCTGGGTGATTCATACACTGTCCCTATTCCTTCCAGGGCTTTCCTTCAGGGAGTATGCCAGATCTTGGCTGGCCTGTCCCTCGCGCACATGCCATCGGAGAATCCCCAAAGGCAGTGGCCAAGCCTCAATCCAGGTAGGCTTCCCAGTCTTCAATCCAGAATGGGAGCTTGCCCCATCTTCTGAACCACCATGCACCATATTTTTCTGTGAATTCAGGTAGCCCATGGTTTACACCCAAAGAAGGAAGGGCCTGTCTTTGGGAGCTGGGTTCCCTGGGACAGTCCCTCTAGCACCTTAAACTGTTTCTAGCCTCTCTCTATGAGCCTGGGTGTTCCTGAGTCACACGAACTGGTgcccaagcaggtcaggaagtctTGAGGCTGCCCTCAACTCCGACTCTGACTGTGTCTCTGCAGACTTATCAATGATGTACTGccaagtttctgtttccatcaggTAATCATGGAGGAGGCTTGGATGCCAACCTGACCcctttgttcccttcccttctctagCCTCCTGCTCTGTAACTTATATCTCTTCCGCCAGCTCTCAACACACTCCTCCCTGTgtttctcagtttcttccttcaGTGTACCAGACGCAGGTTAGCTCTGTTACCACTGTTACTGAGAAATACTTCAGTTTCCTATAGTTAAAGAGGAGCCCCCAGATTGGGTCCTGGAGTTCAGTTGGTAGTCTGAGGCTGAATGTAACTTGAGGAAAGCTAGGGGCCAGATAGGCAGCCACCATTAGGTGCCTGGGGCCTGTATAGCAGAACCGAGGATCTTGAGTATAAGAAGCTCAGAGAAAGCCATCTGTTAACCTGAGCGGCCAGGGCCCTTATCCTGCCTGCACATCCCTGTAGGAAATGCTGCGGCATGTCTCCTGCAGGCTGTCTGGAGTGCTAGTGATCCTCGGGTGCAGATTATCGCCAAATGACCAAGTGTTGAGAAAGGGACAGTCCACAGGGTTAAAATCTGACTATCAAGACAAACTGGAAAAGAATAATCCAGAGTCCCAGAGGCACTGGAAGACTGGTCAGGAATTCAGTGTGGTTTGAGCAAAGACAATAGAAAGGGCCAGGTAATGCCCATTATTGGGGAGGGTCAAAGAAGGCCATGGTAATAGCCCTGGTGTGGCAGTACATGGTGGCAGGAGTTGGAACTAGACTGTTCAGGGTGGGATAGGGCGGGGAATGGGCACAAGGAACGGTTGATCATCCTGAGCATTTAGGCTatccttttcttctccatttcctgacAGACCCCATGTGGGAACCTGGGCCCAGGAGACCTATAGGATGCAGGATGCAACAGACACAGTGCGAGGCCTCGTGGTGGAGCTCTCCAGTCTCAAGTAAGGGCAGCTCCGGTTGCCAGAGGGATGCGGTACAGAGTAGAAACTGAGGCAGCCATACAGGTGTGTGTTGGGACCaggctctctctcttccacctcaGTGTTTGTGCACTTAGAATCTTGATTTAACCTACATGTTCATAGAGCAGCACCTGTGAGGAGCCACCTGGCAGGTGTGGCTGAGACAGGGTCCTATGCAGTGGAAGGGCACAGCTAGTTCTGTCCTGTTTCTGTTTCAACAGCCGGCTGATTATGAGCACCCACCGGGACCTGGAGGCCTTCAAGCGCAGGAAGACCAAGTCTCTGCCTTACCTGACAAAGGGCTTGGGAAGCCTTCCTAGAGGGGATCAGAGCTGGAGGGACTTGTAAGCTGCTGCAGCCTGTAGGGGTCCTtaccatggctccagatgcaggAGGCTGAGGGTGGCCACTTGGCCAGGATCAGTATTACTGCCATACAACAGGGTGCCTGAGCTTTAGGAAGCCACCTGACAGAGCATGGCCCTGCTCCCAATGCTCATCCAGGTAGAGTATGCAGGCTCCTGAGCTGAGATGcagttgtctttgagtttgtttctggAGGAGAGAGGTGCCCTCTGTTTGTCTGCCCATCCTTCCCCCATGCCTTCTGTTACGTTTGGAAAGACAGGGAATAAATGATGCAGTCATGAGCCTCTGATCTGTAGCTGTGCTGGAGATGCCCCGGTTCTTATGTTCTGCCCATATACCACTCTAAACTCAAGTGGCCTGCAGCTGCCTTCAGAAGGGCTATCCAGAACCACTCCTGTTGGAGCAGGGCTGCTAGAACATAGGGCAGGAGCTCCTCGTAGCTCAGTGGCCAAGTTTCTAGGAGAATGGCTATGTGTATGAGTATCAGATCTACACACAGGTTAGAGGGCACAAAACCTCCCTGTAGTTGTTACAGCCAAGGTTCCTATGCAGGGTAAGGTCCCTATCTACTGCCTAGGAATGAGCACTGGTCACCCTCTCACCCCTCACATGCCTCTGGACACAACAATGTTTGGCTATGCCGAGGGAGGTATCCTATTTGCAGATATACATGCCTGGGTTGGCTTAGGCCTCAACTCTCGCACAGAGGCAGAGCCTCCATCTCAGCCTCCCCTCTGCATAGGGGGAACACAGTGTATGAGGCTGTGAGATAGGCTAGGTCTTGGCTGTCCCTAACCCCACCTAGcccatccccctgctcctggGCTCAGACTCTGGTTGGTGGTCTGGCTTTTGCAAGGAGCTGCTGTCCCAGTGCCACTCACAGACTGGGCTACTAAGgagccttcctcctccctggctCCCAGCCCACCCCAGCCCAGGAGCAAGAATGTGGGCAGAGGGTAAAGCCTCAGGCCAGTTTAATGAGCCCAGGAAATACTCTCCTCAGCTTCCCCGAAGGACATGTGGAGCTGAAGGAGGCAGATGTGTAATGAGCGAGCCACAAAGTGTATAGCCCCATCAGCAATCAAGCGTCACTGCCCTCTGCGCCAGCCTATAGCACCCAAGGTAGTAGCAGTATCTCAGGAGGGATTCTGATTTGGTTTCTCAGTCCCCTTAAGTCCTGTGTCACTTCAGTGTGAGGGGAGGCCTCCATTTTGCATATCAGTATGCAGCAGGCGTCTGGAGCTACCCTAATGGTGCCTGCTCCTGATTCAATTCTCACAGGTACCCCAAGATTCAAAGAACAGTTTGTCAAGTGGGAGGTGACAGAGTGAGGATGTGATCTGTAGAGTAGAGGCACCCCTGCCCACCAGATTCATACCACTTTGTCTCAAGACATGCTCCACTCCTTAGCATTTATTGGACATTGAGGCAACACCACAAGTAGGGCCAGGGTGGGGAAGGTGATCGCTGACAAGACTGTGGCCAGCCTCAGTCCTAAGCAAGATCCAGTCTCCAGCATGCCTGTGTCCAGACCCTTGGCAATGATGCCACCATAAACTGGCCTGAGGCTTTACCCTCTGCCCACATTCTTGCTCCTGGGCTGGGGTGGGctgggagccagagaggaggaaggCTCCTCTAAGCTCCTAGGCCGTAGTGGAAGGACAGCAGGCTGAGGATGAAGGTCCAGGGGGCTTCCTGCCACTTTTGGAACCTGGAAGTcgaaagcagaggagagaaatgCTGAGTACTCGATGGCTGCGTGAGGTACCCAGGTGGCATCTGGAGCCTCCCGGGCTGCTTCGCCACCTGGCGGCCATACCTGGGGTTGTCCTCCTGAGACCCAAAGTTGGGCCAAAAGCACAGAAATGCTACTCACTCAAGTGAAGGTATCCCCACCAGGCTGCCAGGAACTGACCTTACATCCCTTCCACCCAGAATGCAGTGCTCAGCTTGTTGTGACAGTGTGCAAGTGAGGGCATCCTCAAATACTAGGGAGGTGTTCCTGTTGCTTCAGAATTCAGAGACGGGCATCTCTATGACTCCTCATTGCCAGCTTGGTGGCTGAGTTCCTTAGACCTCACGCGGAGAGGTATGGCTGTGGTGAAGCATGCAAATGGCCCTGGggaaattcaatccccagcatcagaCCAAAAACATAAAACTCTAAAAAGCAGGCACTGTGGCTCAGGTCTGTCCCAGCAATAAGGAGACAGAAGCCGATTTGAGTCCACTCAGAGGACTCAGAGACTGgctcaccaccaacaaaaacccaCCACTTGGCCGAATGGGATCCTCGCCTGCAGGTAATCAGCCTCTAGAGCCCCACTGGAAAGTTAAGGAACTTGAGTCCCCAGCCATAGCCACCCTCTAGTAGCTCCCAGACTTCTCAGGGAGGCAGCACACAGTCAACAACCAACCATGGCCAAGACCTTCAGGGCTCCACCCACAAACTTTGTGGGTTCCTCCCGTGGCCTCACAGAACTGAGGCCCGCAGAGCTTTTAGGCATGCAAGCACCTGGCGTCCTGTATTTTGCCGGGTGATACAgagtagcctgagctacaaaatgaagtgttgtctcaaaataatagtaaaagatgaaaacaaaacagaattgtcAGGTAAAAAAGAACACTAGAACTGCCACAGAGGACCCTcgctgggttcccagcacccacacggccaCTCACAGCCAGCAGTAACTTGTTCTGGGGTTCACATACCATCTTCTAGACTGTTCACaggtggtgcatatacatacatacatgtgcacaggcaaaacatctacaCACATGAAATGAAGTTATCTACATCTCTTAAGGACTGGTGATGTGGCATAGTGGATGAGGGAGCTTGTGGCCAAGCCAGACCATTGTCCCAGGACCAACACAGTGGAAGGGAAGAAACGATTCCTGCAATTCTTCACAAAAGAAATGTAACTCTCTATTTAAGAAACAGGAAGCTgggagtggtagcacacacctttaatcccagcacttgggaggcagaggcaggtggatttctgagttcgaggccaacctggtctagagagtgaattccaggacaacagggctatacagagaaaccctgtcttgaaaaaacaaaaaaacaaaaaacaaaaaaaacaaaaaaaaaacaaaaaccaggaaacaCCAGGACAGCCTGCATTGGGGTGCCCAGCTATAAGCACTTGCATTTGAGGTCCTGACCTTACAGTCAGCATGGAAAACTTAAACTTGATAGGGCtggaggctcagcagttaagtggggtggctgctctttcagaggactggggtttaattgctagcatccacatggttCTTAACCATCTATAACAGTTCCAgggatcccacaccctcttctgaagtgcataggcacagacatacaggcaaaccACCCCAtgcataaaatctttaaaaaacttttcAGTTTTAGGTGCTTAGGTCAAGCCTTGGAGGGTGGTGCTTGCTCTACATTTGTTGGGAGATGCGGAGGTCCCTCACCTTAACAATACAGacccagccgggcagtggtggcgcacgccttcaatcccagcactcgggaggcagaggcaggtggatttctaagttcgaggccagcctggtctacaaagtgagttccaggacagccagggctacacagagaaaccctaaagacaaaaaaacaaaaaaaaaacaatccagaCCCACCAAGCAAATTTCTTAATAAGGTCCCACTGCAGTCTCCCCAATCTGCCCCCCCACTGCAGTCTCCCCAATCTGCCCCCCACTTCAGTCTCCCCAATCTGCCCCCCCCACTGCAGTCTCCCCAATCTGCCTCCCCACGGCTTCTTCCCTGCTGGCTAGGGGCAGGGCCTTGAGGCCCATGGCAGTTACCTTCCTGGGGCTCTGAAATTCCTTGGTCCTGGTCTCATGCTTTTGCTAGAATTCAGATGAATCCTTGCCCTATCTCTGTGTCCTATGTCCCATGCCCCTGCACTCCTCCACCCCCActtgtgtgtgtggaagtcagaggacaacctgaagtCAGAGGTGGGTCTTCAGGGTTAGAGGCAAACTGTCCACTCACTGAGTCATCCTGCTAGCaccccaaactttttttttttgagtcatggtttctctgtatagccctggctgtcctggaactcactttgtagaccaggctggtctcgaactcagaaatccgcctgcctctgcctcccgagtgctgggattaaaggcgtgcaccactacgcccggctcCAAACTGATTTTTTATGGTACTGACAGAGAAACAAACTCTAGGTCTTGTAAACTCTATACACCAACTACAAACTTCATCCAATGATTTCTAACCACCCTCCAGCACAGACCCATACCCAGTCACACTTCCCACCCTTCACCCCCCCAAACCGAAGGAAGTATGACTGCTAGAAGTCACCTTCTCCGGAAGCCTTTCTGGGACCCCTCATctgaaccaaatgttcccctATTCAGCACTGTCTTAGCAGCCACTCTCCTGGCTACCTTCTTCCCTGCTGACCCAGCACCCAGTAGCAAACAGACATGAAATATCACTTGGCAAAAACAAATGATTTCTGGGTTCAGAAAGGATTATAAGCTTCCCTGTGAAGTTTCACAACTCCTGACGCCCAGGTAGAGTCAGAGATCACCATATACCCCACAGTATCTCTACTACCCTGTGCAATAAAGGAAATAAGTACCCTGCTCCATGCTCTCCGCTATACACTGTGGATTCCTTAGTTTCTAAGATACTGGCATCAAACACATTTAAACACCCCAAAAAACTGAACGCCTTCTTCACCCAATCCCTAAACCACCTGCATAGACACCTGTTGCTGCTTCTCCTCCAAGGTGGTGGTGGCCAGCATCCTGTGTCTTTGCCTTGTCAGGTCGGGTCAGCTTTTTGCCTGCAGAATTCCGGGTGGTGTAGCAGTAGACAgaagtgtagccctggctggtgaGTGGGCAGAAGCGTCGAGTGTGGGCGTGCTCCTGAGTGGCCCCACACTGGGGACACACATAATCCCTCAAAATGGGACATAGCACCCGCCCTGCCTCATCCTTCAGGACATGGGACTGATAGATCGCACGGGACTCGCCATTGTGTTTGCAGAATGAACATAAACGTTCAGGAGCTGCCGAGGAttccttgctggcttgctggcttTCTGAGCTTGGCTTGGGCTCTGGTTTGGGATCCAGCCTGACATCAAGCTCCTCTTCCTTATGCAGAGCCCCAACCAGTCTTGCCAGACCTAGGTAATCTGTCCAAAGATTGAAAGTCCCCATGGCTGGGCAGAGGAGCAGAAAAGAAACCCAACCTGGCTCCAACTTCCTTACTACCCTGAAGCTCAGGCTTCTCTGGCAGCTTTCCCTTTACTTTTTGAGGAGGTATAAAAGGGTGGAGCAggcaggctggggggggggtctctcaTTGTCACTGGGGGGCTTCCTACACACCTGCCCAGGGGGTATATGGTGTTTGTGTGGGCTGAAGGTAG encodes the following:
- the Nanos3 gene encoding nanos homolog 3 isoform X2, coding for MGTFNLWTDYLGLARLVGALHKEEELDVRLDPKPEPKPSSESQQASKESSAAPERLCSFCKHNGESRAIYQSHVLKDEAGRVLCPILRDYVCPQCGATQEHAHTRRFCPLTSQGYTSVYCYTTRNSAGKKLTRPDKAKTQDAGHHHLGGEAATGSKSGRKPPGPSSSACCPSTTA
- the Nanos3 gene encoding nanos homolog 3 isoform X1, giving the protein MGTFNLWTDYLGLARLVGALHKEEELDVRLDPKPEPKPSSESQQASKESSAAPERLCSFCKHNGESRAIYQSHVLKDEAGRVLCPILRDYVCPQCGATQEHAHTRRFCPLTSQGYTSVYCYTTRNSAGKKLTRPDKAKTQDAGHHHLGGEAATGVYAGSKSGRKPPGPSSSACCPSTTA